From the genome of Eucalyptus grandis isolate ANBG69807.140 chromosome 2, ASM1654582v1, whole genome shotgun sequence, one region includes:
- the LOC104432288 gene encoding rapid alkalinization factor: protein MANLKSFMILALLFAVAALSIADAQSSEAGHLGFIPANGSRQCTGSLAECMSEEEEFAMDSESNRRILASSKYISYGALQRNSVPCSRRGASYYNCKPGASSNPYNRGCSSISRCRS from the coding sequence ATGGCCAATCTCAAATCCTTCATGATCCTTGCACTCCTgttcgccgtcgccgccctctCCATCGCCGACGCCCAATCAAGCGAGGCCGGCCACCTCGGGTTCATACCCGCCAACGGATCGCGGCAGTGCACGGGCTCTCTGGCGGAGTGCATGTCCGAGGAGGAAGAGTTCGCGATGGACTCCGAGTCGAACCGGCGCATCCTGGCATCCAGCAAGTACATCAGCTACGGCGCGCTGCAGCGGAACAGCGTGCCCTGCTCCCGCCGCGGGGCTTCCTACTACAACTGCAAGCCCGGCGCTTCCTCGAACCCGTACAACCGCGGCTGCAGCAGCATCAGCAGGTGCAGGAGCTGA